A DNA window from Ahaetulla prasina isolate Xishuangbanna chromosome 7, ASM2864084v1, whole genome shotgun sequence contains the following coding sequences:
- the MEST gene encoding mesoderm-specific transcript homolog protein isoform X2, with product MKEWWIQVGLLMLPLLAVYLHIPPPKLSPALHSWRSSGSFFTYKSQNIFFRDSPGAVGSSDIVVLLHGFPTSSYDWYKIWEGLTQRFHRVIALDFVGFGFSDKPRPHAYSIFEQASIVESLLRHLGLLNQRINLLSHDYGDTVAQELLYRYEQNRTGCVLINSLCLSNGGIFPEVHHPRFIQKILKDGGLLSAILTRLTNYFVFTKSLAEVFGPHTQLSEAELWDMWTALRTNDGNLVVGSLLHYISQRKQHRDRWVGALQSASVPLHLIYGPLDPVNPHLEFLPLYKQLLPVSTVTVLDDHISHYPQLEEPQGFLNAYLNFINSF from the exons ATGAAAGAGTGGTGGATCCAAGTCGGTCTGCTGATGCTACCCCTGCTGGCCGTTTACCTCCACATCCCGCCTCCCAAGCTGTCTCCGGCTCTCCATTCCTGGCGGTCCTCGGGGAGTTTCTTCACCTACAAAAGCCAGAACATTTTTTTCAGAG ATTCGCCCGGCGCTGTCGGAAGTTCGGACATCGTGGTCCTCTTGCATGGATTTCCGACCTCGAGTTACGACTGGTACAAG ATTTGGGAAGGCCTCACGCAACGATTTCATCGCGTGATCGCGCTGGATTTTGTGGGGTTTGGCTTCAGCGACAAGCCT CGGCCTCACGCGTACTCCATCTTCGAACAAGCCAGCATTGTCGAAAGCCTGTTGCGCCACCTGGGCCTCCTGAACCAACGGATCAACCTCCTTTCGCACGACTACGGGGACACCGTCGCACAGGAGCTGCTCTACAG GTATGAACAGAATAGAACGGGATGCGTCCTCATCAATAGCCTGTGTCTGTCAAATGGAG GCATCTTTCCAGAAGTCCATCATCCCAGATTCATCCAGAAG ATTCTCAAAGATGGCGGGCTGCTATCGGCCATTCTTACTCGGCTAACAAACTATTTCGTCTTCACCAAAAG CCTGGCCGAAGTCTTCGGCCCGCACACCCAGCTTTCGGAAGCCGAATTGTGGGACATGTGGACAGCCCTGCGAACAAACGACGGAAACCTTGTGGTGGGCAG CCTTTTGCACTACATCAGCCAGCGGAAGCAACACAGAGACCGCTGGGTGGGAGCCCTGCAATCCGCCTCCGTTCCCT TACATCTGATTTATGGACCACTGGATCCGGTCAACCCTCACCTGGAATTCCTTCCGCTTTACAA acaGCTGCTTCCCGTGTCGACAGTGACGGTGCTAGATGACCACATCAGCCATTATCCACAGCTGGAGGAGCCTCAGGGTTTTCTGAACGCATACCTAAACTTCATCAACTCCTTCTGA
- the MEST gene encoding mesoderm-specific transcript homolog protein isoform X1, with product MKEWWIQVGLLMLPLLAVYLHIPPPKLSPALHSWRSSGSFFTYKSQNIFFRDSPGAVGSSDIVVLLHGFPTSSYDWYKIWEGLTQRFHRVIALDFVGFGFSDKPRPHAYSIFEQASIVESLLRHLGLLNQRINLLSHDYGDTVAQELLYRYEQNRTGCVLINSLCLSNGGIFPEVHHPRFIQKILKDGGLLSAILTRLTNYFVFTKSLAEVFGPHTQLSEAELWDMWTALRTNDGNLVVGSLLHYISQRKQHRDRWVGALQSASVPLHLIYGPLDPVNPHLEFLPLYKQLLPVSTVTVLDDHISHYPQLEEPQGFLNAYLNFINSF from the exons ATGAAAGAGTGGTGGATCCAAGTCGGTCTGCTGATGCTACCCCTGCTGGCCGTTTACCTCCACATCCCGCCTCCCAAGCTGTCTCCGGCTCTCCATTCCTGGCGGTCCTCGGGGAGTTTCTTCACCTACAAAAGCCAGAACATTTTTTTCAGAG ATTCGCCCGGCGCTGTCGGAAGTTCGGACATCGTGGTCCTCTTGCATGGATTTCCGACCTCGAGTTACGACTGGTACAAG ATTTGGGAAGGCCTCACGCAACGATTTCATCGCGTGATCGCGCTGGATTTTGTGGGGTTTGGCTTCAGCGACAAGCCT CGGCCTCACGCCTACTCCATCTTCGAACAAGCCAGCATTGTCGAAAGCCTGTTGCGCCACCTGGGCCTCCTGAACCAACGGATCAACCTCCTTTCGCACGACTACGGGGACACCGTCGCACAGGAGCTGCTCTACAG GTATGAACAGAATAGAACGGGATGCGTCCTCATCAATAGCCTGTGTCTGTCAAATGGAG GCATCTTTCCAGAAGTCCATCATCCCAGATTCATCCAGAAG ATTCTCAAAGATGGCGGGCTGCTATCGGCCATTCTTACTCGGCTAACAAACTATTTCGTCTTCACCAAAAG CCTGGCCGAAGTCTTCGGCCCGCACACCCAGCTTTCGGAAGCCGAATTGTGGGACATGTGGACAGCCCTGCGAACAAACGACGGAAACCTTGTGGTGGGCAG CCTTTTGCACTACATCAGCCAGCGGAAGCAACACAGAGACCGCTGGGTGGGAGCCCTGCAATCCGCCTCCGTTCCCT TACATCTGATTTATGGACCACTGGATCCGGTCAACCCTCACCTGGAATTCCTTCCGCTTTACAA acaGCTGCTTCCCGTGTCGACAGTGACGGTGCTAGATGACCACATCAGCCATTATCCACAGCTGGAGGAGCCTCAGGGTTTTCTGAACGCATACCTAAACTTCATCAACTCCTTCTGA